A window of Rhizobium acidisoli contains these coding sequences:
- a CDS encoding ActS/PrrB/RegB family redox-sensitive histidine kinase: MIDKTESHTLEDRHSSRRLRLQTLVRLRWLAVCGQALTVFIVAFWLKFPLPLIASSSLIAALAWVNFYLTIRYPPTHRLGPPAAFALLGFDLLQLCALLFITGGLANPFAALVCVPVIISFASQPIRYSTALIGFAMVCITVLAFSPFPLPWFDGVEINVHNVMQFGVWCSIASTMAFAAFYAYRVSLEASQLADALAATELVLQREKHLSQLDGLAAAAAHELGTPLATISVVAKEMERELKDDDRFREDVMLLRSQSERCRDILRRLTTLSSEGEAHMRRLPLSSMIEEIVAPHREFGITLELIEKSPRKDEPVTDRNAGIMYGLGNLIENAVDYAREKVRITVEHDHDKVLIVIEDDGNGYAPDILTRIGEPYMTKRQKEDTAGGLGLGLFIAKTLLERSGASLIFENRDPESAGARIRIEWPRMLIDANSTK, encoded by the coding sequence ATGATTGACAAGACGGAAAGCCATACGCTGGAAGACCGGCACAGCAGCCGCAGGCTGCGCCTGCAGACGCTGGTGCGGCTGCGCTGGCTTGCGGTCTGCGGACAGGCGCTGACGGTGTTCATCGTGGCCTTCTGGCTGAAATTTCCCTTGCCGCTGATTGCCAGCTCCTCTTTGATCGCCGCCCTTGCCTGGGTGAATTTCTACCTGACGATCCGCTATCCGCCGACACACCGGCTGGGACCGCCGGCCGCCTTTGCGCTGCTCGGCTTCGATCTTCTGCAGCTCTGCGCGCTACTCTTCATCACCGGCGGCCTAGCCAATCCTTTCGCAGCCCTCGTCTGCGTGCCTGTTATCATCTCGTTTGCCTCGCAGCCGATCCGTTACAGCACGGCGCTGATCGGCTTTGCGATGGTCTGCATCACGGTGCTTGCCTTTTCGCCCTTTCCGCTACCGTGGTTCGACGGTGTCGAGATCAACGTCCATAACGTCATGCAGTTCGGCGTCTGGTGCTCGATCGCCTCGACGATGGCCTTCGCCGCCTTCTATGCCTACCGTGTCTCGCTGGAAGCGAGCCAGCTTGCCGATGCGCTGGCTGCGACCGAACTGGTGCTGCAGCGGGAAAAACACCTTTCCCAGCTCGACGGGCTGGCGGCCGCCGCCGCCCACGAGCTCGGCACGCCGCTTGCGACGATCAGCGTCGTCGCCAAGGAAATGGAGCGGGAGCTCAAGGACGACGATCGTTTCCGCGAGGACGTGATGCTGCTGCGCAGCCAGAGCGAGCGCTGCCGCGACATCCTGCGGCGGCTGACCACGTTGTCTTCGGAAGGCGAAGCGCATATGCGCCGCCTGCCGCTTTCCTCGATGATCGAGGAGATCGTAGCGCCCCACCGGGAATTCGGCATCACGCTGGAGCTGATCGAAAAGAGCCCGCGCAAGGACGAGCCTGTGACCGACCGCAACGCCGGCATCATGTACGGGCTCGGCAATCTGATCGAAAACGCCGTCGACTATGCCCGGGAGAAAGTGAGGATCACCGTCGAGCATGATCACGATAAAGTGCTGATAGTCATCGAGGACGACGGCAACGGTTACGCCCCCGATATTCTGACGCGGATCGGCGAACCTTACATGACCAAACGGCAGAAAGAGGATACGGCGGGCGGCCTTGGGCTCGGGCTTTTCATCGCCAAGACGCTGCTGGAGCGCTCAGGCGCATCGCTGATTTTCGAGAATCGCGACCCGGAAAGTGCGGGCGCGCGCATCCGGATCGAATGGCCGCGCATGCTGATCGACGCAAATTCGACAAAGTGA
- a CDS encoding MmcB family DNA repair protein encodes MTILSVYNNNPLIDGRQSDRAMMVRRGTQILLHEMRHAVLPELPLASGRRADLITVSEKGEVWIIEIKTSIEDFRVDRKWPEYRLHCDRLFFATHEGVPLDIFPEECGLFLSDGYGAHMIREAPEHRLAPATRKSVTLNFSRAAAQRLMMAEWANGKPFTVDDV; translated from the coding sequence ATGACGATTTTGAGTGTTTACAATAACAATCCGTTAATCGATGGCCGGCAATCGGACAGAGCCATGATGGTGCGGCGCGGAACGCAGATTTTGCTGCATGAAATGCGCCATGCCGTGCTGCCCGAACTGCCGCTGGCCAGCGGCCGCCGTGCCGATTTGATCACCGTTTCGGAAAAGGGCGAGGTCTGGATCATCGAAATCAAGACGTCGATCGAGGATTTCAGAGTAGATCGCAAATGGCCGGAATACCGGCTGCACTGCGACCGGCTGTTCTTTGCGACTCACGAAGGTGTGCCGCTCGACATCTTTCCCGAGGAGTGCGGGCTTTTCCTCTCGGACGGTTATGGCGCCCATATGATTCGCGAAGCGCCGGAACACCGTTTGGCTCCGGCCACACGCAAATCCGTCACGCTCAATTTCTCGCGCGCCGCCGCGCAACGGCTGATGATGGCCGAATGGGCGAACGGAAAGCCCTTCACCGTCGATGATGTCTGA
- a CDS encoding ActR/PrrA/RegA family redox response regulator transcription factor, translating into MTEQTHENFAAGDEDHIGPDASLLIVDDDGPFLRRLARAMETRGFQVETAESVAEGVAKSKGRPPKYAVVDLRLGDGNGLDVIEAIRQRRDDTRIIVLTGYGNIATAVTAVKLGAVDYLAKPADADDVFSALTQRPGEKAELPENPMSADRVRWEHIQRVYEMCERNVSETARRLNMHRRTLQRILAKRAPK; encoded by the coding sequence ATGACAGAACAAACTCACGAAAATTTCGCCGCTGGGGATGAAGACCATATCGGTCCCGACGCCAGCCTGCTGATCGTCGACGACGACGGGCCGTTCCTGCGCCGGCTGGCCCGGGCGATGGAGACACGCGGTTTCCAGGTGGAAACGGCCGAATCAGTGGCGGAGGGCGTGGCGAAATCGAAAGGCAGGCCGCCGAAATATGCGGTTGTCGACCTCCGGCTCGGCGACGGCAATGGGCTCGATGTCATCGAAGCGATCCGCCAGCGGCGCGACGACACCAGGATCATCGTGCTGACCGGCTACGGCAATATCGCAACCGCAGTGACCGCCGTAAAACTCGGCGCCGTCGATTACCTGGCAAAGCCCGCGGATGCCGACGACGTCTTTTCGGCGCTGACGCAGAGGCCGGGCGAAAAGGCCGAGCTTCCCGAGAACCCGATGTCGGCCGACCGGGTGCGCTGGGAACATATCCAGCGGGTCTATGAAATGTGCGAGCGCAACGTCTCGGAAACGGCGCGCCGGCTCAACATGCACCGGCGCACGCTGCAGCGCATCCTCGCCAAACGCGCGCCGAAATAG
- a CDS encoding L,D-transpeptidase: protein MRIRNAFPVFGLLTTLALAGCSTNSDSASVDDKGAGPTVQTAQIFNDAYGVTKDAGYSLPAIPIDRVKPQFRRQVVSYQTTERPGTIIVNTRERFLYYILANGKAMRYGIGVGKQGFAWAGTAYVAWKQEWPTWHPPKEMAVRRPDVAKYVEDGMGPGLSNPLGARAMYLFNEDGKDTLFRLHGTPEWASIGTAASSGCIRLMNQDVIDLYSRVRPGKGTSKVVVIQ from the coding sequence ATGCGCATCCGCAATGCATTCCCGGTATTTGGCCTGCTGACGACGCTCGCACTGGCCGGTTGCTCCACAAATTCAGACAGCGCATCCGTCGACGACAAGGGCGCAGGCCCGACCGTACAGACAGCCCAGATTTTCAACGACGCCTATGGCGTGACGAAGGATGCCGGGTACTCTCTGCCGGCGATCCCGATCGACCGGGTCAAGCCGCAGTTCCGCCGCCAGGTCGTCAGCTACCAGACCACCGAGCGCCCGGGTACGATCATCGTCAACACGCGCGAGCGCTTCCTCTATTACATCCTCGCCAACGGCAAGGCGATGCGTTACGGCATCGGCGTCGGCAAGCAGGGCTTCGCATGGGCCGGCACCGCCTACGTCGCCTGGAAGCAGGAATGGCCGACCTGGCACCCGCCGAAGGAAATGGCCGTTCGCCGCCCTGACGTCGCCAAATATGTCGAGGACGGCATGGGCCCGGGCCTCAGCAATCCGCTCGGCGCGCGCGCCATGTATCTCTTCAACGAGGATGGCAAGGACACGCTGTTCCGCCTGCACGGCACGCCGGAATGGGCCTCGATCGGCACCGCCGCTTCCTCTGGCTGCATTCGCCTGATGAACCAGGACGTGATCGATCTTTATAGCCGCGTCCGTCCCGGCAAGGGCACGTCCAAGGTCGTCGTCATCCAGTAA